A genomic region of Bradyrhizobium sp. ORS 278 contains the following coding sequences:
- a CDS encoding caspase family protein, whose product MTAGQPSLSRRSAVIAAALLCTVSLALGANAALNKRPSESGKAAATEQSAAATNGARLALVIGNAHYPDANAPLAQPINDARALTAALRRGGFDVDVVEDATKEDMGRALDRLKSRIKPDSVVMLFFGGYAIQAGRESYMIPVDAKIWRESDVRREGTSVEQFVETIRAQGARAKLVVLDASRRNPYERRFRSYSHGLAPINAPANALILSSATAGRVLDDPQDRSNSMLVSELLNQLGRSPSAEAVFTKTRNAIARSTDGEQVPMVSSSLVEDIRLSADMANAGS is encoded by the coding sequence ATGACCGCAGGGCAGCCTTCTCTCTCCCGCCGTTCGGCCGTGATCGCCGCCGCGCTTCTGTGCACGGTGTCGCTCGCGCTCGGCGCGAACGCTGCCTTGAACAAGCGGCCGTCCGAGTCCGGCAAGGCCGCCGCGACCGAGCAGAGCGCGGCCGCCACCAATGGCGCGCGCCTCGCCCTCGTCATCGGCAACGCGCACTATCCCGACGCCAACGCGCCGCTGGCTCAGCCGATCAACGACGCCCGCGCGCTGACCGCGGCGCTGCGGCGCGGCGGCTTCGATGTCGACGTCGTCGAGGACGCGACCAAGGAGGACATGGGCCGGGCCCTCGACCGGTTGAAGTCCCGGATCAAGCCGGACTCCGTGGTCATGCTGTTCTTCGGTGGCTACGCCATCCAGGCCGGCCGGGAGAGCTACATGATCCCGGTCGACGCCAAGATCTGGCGCGAATCCGACGTCCGGCGCGAGGGCACCAGCGTCGAGCAGTTCGTCGAGACCATCCGCGCGCAGGGTGCGCGCGCCAAGCTCGTCGTGCTCGACGCCTCGCGGCGCAATCCGTATGAGCGCCGCTTCCGTTCCTATTCGCACGGGCTCGCGCCGATCAATGCGCCGGCCAACGCGCTGATCCTGTCATCGGCGACCGCAGGCAGGGTGCTCGACGACCCGCAGGATCGCAGCAACAGCATGCTTGTCTCCGAATTGCTCAACCAGCTCGGTCGCAGCCCGAGCGCCGAAGCCGTCTTCACCAAGACCCGCAACGCGATCGCGCGCAGCACCGACGGCGAGCAGGTGCCGATGGTGTCGTCCTCGCTGGTCGAGGACATCCGCCTGAGCGCGGACATGGCGAACGCGGGCAGCTGA
- a CDS encoding thermonuclease family protein, translating to MTMKPAILALLLLLPSVASAADITGIAKVREADSVVIGTTRVRLGGIDAPSVDQLCLNQQGERWTCGAAARDELIKHADGKSWVCHPRSIDRRGRQVARCDVDGEDIQKWLVRSGWALAYRTVSHDYEPDEAEARAAKAGMWQGAFIAPWDWRVRNKKTTILGATKPPEGARNILLASASGPVAPSPDCTIKGNVNGAGECIYHTPKSRWYAQIKMHVAKGTRWFCSVEEAEAAGCRETRR from the coding sequence ATGACGATGAAACCCGCCATCCTCGCGCTGCTGTTGCTGCTGCCCAGCGTTGCGTCCGCCGCCGACATCACCGGTATCGCCAAGGTCCGCGAAGCCGACAGCGTGGTGATCGGCACGACGCGCGTCCGGCTTGGCGGCATCGATGCGCCGTCGGTCGATCAGCTGTGCCTCAACCAGCAGGGCGAGCGCTGGACCTGCGGCGCGGCGGCGCGGGACGAACTGATCAAGCATGCCGACGGCAAGAGCTGGGTGTGTCATCCGCGCTCGATCGACCGGCGCGGCCGGCAGGTGGCGCGCTGCGACGTGGACGGCGAGGATATCCAGAAATGGCTGGTGCGGAGCGGCTGGGCGCTGGCCTATCGCACGGTCTCGCACGACTACGAGCCGGATGAAGCGGAGGCGCGCGCCGCCAAGGCCGGGATGTGGCAGGGCGCGTTCATCGCGCCATGGGACTGGCGGGTGCGTAACAAGAAGACCACCATCCTCGGCGCCACCAAGCCGCCGGAGGGCGCCCGCAACATCCTGCTCGCCTCGGCCTCCGGGCCGGTCGCGCCCTCGCCGGACTGCACCATCAAGGGCAATGTCAACGGCGCCGGCGAGTGCATCTATCACACGCCGAAGAGCCGCTGGTACGCGCAGATCAAGATGCACGTCGCCAAGGGCACGCGCTGGTTCTGCTCGGTCGAAGAGGCCGAGGCGGCCGGCTGCCGCGAGACCCGCCGCTAG
- a CDS encoding alanine--glyoxylate aminotransferase family protein, which translates to MTVRAGREFLAIPGPTTMPDEVLQAMHRPALDIYSRQMVELTDGILSDLGRLFATKGKTYIYIANGHGAWEAVLSNVLSRGDKVLVLESGRFAVGWGHAAKAMGAEVEVLRGDWRRAVRPAEVEARLRADKEHTIKAIVVAQIDTASGVVNDVEAIGRAIRASGHPALYMVDTVASLGCMPFEMDAWHIDVAMSGSQKGLMTPPGLGFVAANARALEVHKRANMRTPYWDWSEREGTEHYRKYGGTAPVHLLFALRQAMDMLFAEGLPHAFRRHQLLGEAVRRAVAKWSEGQVIGFNIEDATERSNTVTTVLVGEGYDPAVLQAYCKEQCGVVLGTGIGDLSGKAFRIAHMGHVNAPMVLGTLGVIEMALVALKIPHGRGGLDAAIQWLGESVTA; encoded by the coding sequence ATGACCGTTCGCGCGGGCCGGGAGTTTCTGGCCATCCCGGGACCCACCACGATGCCCGACGAGGTGCTTCAGGCGATGCACCGCCCGGCGCTGGACATCTACTCCAGGCAGATGGTGGAGCTGACCGACGGCATCCTGTCCGACCTCGGGCGGCTGTTCGCGACCAAGGGCAAGACCTACATCTACATCGCCAACGGCCATGGCGCCTGGGAGGCCGTGCTCTCGAACGTGCTGTCGCGCGGCGACAAGGTTCTGGTGCTGGAGAGCGGGCGCTTCGCGGTGGGCTGGGGCCATGCGGCGAAAGCGATGGGTGCCGAGGTCGAAGTGCTGCGCGGCGACTGGCGGCGCGCGGTGCGCCCGGCCGAGGTCGAGGCGCGGCTTCGCGCCGACAAGGAACATACGATCAAGGCCATCGTGGTGGCGCAGATCGACACCGCCTCGGGTGTCGTCAACGACGTCGAGGCGATCGGCCGCGCAATCCGGGCGAGCGGTCACCCGGCGCTCTACATGGTCGACACCGTGGCCTCGCTCGGCTGCATGCCGTTCGAAATGGACGCCTGGCACATCGACGTCGCGATGTCCGGCTCGCAGAAGGGCCTGATGACGCCGCCCGGCCTCGGCTTCGTCGCGGCGAACGCGCGCGCGCTCGAGGTGCACAAGCGCGCCAACATGCGCACGCCGTATTGGGATTGGAGCGAGCGCGAGGGCACCGAGCATTATCGTAAATATGGCGGCACCGCGCCGGTGCATCTGTTGTTCGCGCTGCGCCAGGCCATGGACATGCTGTTCGCCGAAGGCCTGCCGCATGCGTTCCGCCGGCATCAATTGCTCGGCGAGGCCGTGCGCCGCGCGGTCGCCAAGTGGAGCGAGGGCCAGGTGATCGGCTTCAACATCGAGGACGCCACCGAGCGCTCCAACACGGTGACCACCGTGCTGGTCGGCGAAGGCTATGATCCGGCCGTGCTGCAGGCCTACTGCAAGGAGCAGTGCGGCGTGGTGCTCGGCACCGGGATCGGCGATCTCAGCGGCAAGGCCTTCCGCATCGCCCATATGGGGCATGTCAACGCGCCGATGGTGCTGGGCACGCTCGGCGTGATCGAAATGGCCCTCGTGGCGTTGAAGATCCCGCATGGCCGCGGCGGCCTGGATGCAGCGATCCAATGGCTCGGCGAGAGTGTGACCGCATAA
- a CDS encoding S9 family peptidase, producing MTDSSTKAPVAPRRPYSFTRHGITVQDDYAWLKDERWQEVLHDPRLLDADIRAYLEAENGYAESVLGHTAPLQKTIVAEMRGRIKEDDSSVPSPDGPYAYFRKYREGGQHELFCRTLRHGGAETIGLDGDALARGHDYFKFGGSRHSHDHKLVAWSADTKGSEYFTIRVRDWDSGDELADVVEETDGGVVWSRDCKSFFYVKLDDNHRPMQVWRHKLGTKQADDVLVYEEKDTGWFTHVHESTSGRFCVIAGGDHETSEQRLIDLDAPEAPPRLVAARENGVQYSIADRGNELFILTNADGAIDFKIVTAPLAAPERANWRDFIPHRAGIYVLDHDLYSGHLVRLERANALPSIVIRDLTSGEEHAIAFAEGAYSLDAMGSYEFDTTNLRFAYSSMTTPSEVWDYDMVTRAKTLRKRQEIPSGHNPADYVTTRIMARAEDGAEVPVSLLHRRDFKADGSAPLLLYGYGSYGHAMPASFSANRLSLVDRGFVYAIAHIRGGTDKGWGWYLEGKREKKTNSFDDFAACARALIAANYTSAKRIVGHGGSAGGMLMGAVANRSGELFAGIVAEVPFVDVLNTMLDDTLPLTPPEWPEWGNPIESEKDFRTILSYSPYDNVAAKHYPAILAMAGLTDPRVTYWEPAKWIARLRATMTSGGPVVLRTNMGAGHGGASGRFNRLDEVAIVYAFALWAVGMADRTA from the coding sequence ATGACCGACAGCAGCACCAAGGCGCCGGTGGCGCCACGCCGTCCGTATTCTTTCACCCGCCACGGCATCACCGTGCAGGACGATTACGCCTGGCTGAAGGATGAGCGCTGGCAGGAGGTGCTGCACGATCCCAGGCTGCTCGACGCGGATATTCGCGCCTATCTCGAGGCCGAGAACGGATATGCCGAGTCCGTGCTCGGCCACACCGCGCCCCTGCAAAAGACAATCGTGGCGGAGATGCGCGGCCGCATCAAGGAAGACGACTCCTCGGTGCCGTCGCCGGACGGTCCCTATGCCTATTTCCGCAAGTATCGCGAGGGCGGCCAGCACGAATTGTTCTGCCGCACGCTGCGCCATGGCGGCGCGGAAACCATCGGGCTCGACGGCGATGCGCTGGCGCGCGGCCACGACTACTTCAAGTTCGGCGGCAGCCGGCATTCGCATGACCACAAGCTCGTGGCGTGGAGCGCCGACACCAAGGGCTCGGAATATTTCACCATCCGCGTCCGCGACTGGGACAGCGGCGACGAGCTCGCCGATGTCGTCGAGGAGACCGACGGCGGCGTGGTGTGGTCGCGCGACTGCAAGAGCTTCTTCTACGTCAAGCTCGACGACAACCACCGGCCGATGCAGGTCTGGCGCCACAAGCTCGGCACCAAGCAGGCCGACGACGTGCTGGTCTACGAGGAGAAGGACACTGGCTGGTTCACGCATGTGCACGAGTCGACCTCCGGCCGGTTCTGCGTCATCGCGGGCGGCGATCATGAGACGTCGGAGCAGCGGCTGATCGATCTCGATGCGCCCGAAGCGCCGCCGCGGCTCGTCGCCGCGCGCGAGAATGGCGTGCAATACTCGATCGCGGATCGCGGCAACGAGCTGTTCATCCTGACCAATGCCGACGGCGCGATCGACTTCAAGATCGTGACGGCGCCGCTGGCGGCGCCCGAGCGCGCCAATTGGCGCGACTTCATCCCGCATCGCGCCGGCATCTACGTGCTCGATCACGATCTGTATTCAGGCCATCTGGTGCGGCTGGAGCGCGCCAATGCGCTGCCGTCGATCGTGATCCGCGACCTCACATCAGGCGAAGAGCACGCGATCGCCTTCGCCGAGGGCGCCTATTCGCTGGATGCGATGGGATCCTACGAGTTCGACACCACCAACCTGCGCTTTGCCTATTCGTCGATGACCACGCCGTCGGAGGTGTGGGACTACGACATGGTCACGCGCGCAAAGACCTTGCGCAAGCGCCAGGAGATTCCATCGGGGCACAATCCGGCGGACTACGTCACGACGCGCATCATGGCCAGGGCGGAGGACGGTGCCGAGGTGCCGGTGTCGCTGCTGCACCGGCGCGACTTCAAGGCCGACGGCTCGGCGCCGCTGCTGCTCTACGGTTACGGCTCCTACGGCCACGCGATGCCGGCGTCGTTCTCCGCCAACCGGCTGTCGCTTGTCGATCGCGGCTTCGTCTATGCCATCGCGCATATCCGCGGCGGCACCGACAAGGGCTGGGGCTGGTATCTCGAAGGCAAGCGCGAGAAGAAGACCAACAGCTTTGACGATTTCGCGGCCTGCGCCCGCGCGCTGATCGCGGCAAACTACACCAGCGCGAAGCGCATCGTCGGCCATGGCGGCAGCGCCGGCGGCATGCTGATGGGCGCGGTCGCCAATCGCTCGGGCGAATTGTTCGCCGGCATCGTCGCCGAGGTGCCGTTCGTCGACGTGCTCAACACGATGCTCGACGACACCCTGCCGCTGACGCCGCCCGAATGGCCCGAATGGGGCAACCCGATCGAGAGCGAAAAGGATTTCCGTACGATCCTGTCCTACTCGCCTTATGACAACGTCGCCGCCAAGCACTATCCCGCGATCCTCGCGATGGCCGGCCTCACCGACCCGCGCGTCACCTATTGGGAGCCCGCGAAATGGATCGCGCGGCTGCGCGCGACGATGACATCAGGCGGCCCGGTGGTGTTGCGCACCAACATGGGCGCCGGCCACGGCGGCGCCTCCGGCCGCTTCAACCGGCTGGACGAAGTCGCGATCGTCTATGCGTTTGCGCTGTGGGCAGTGGGGATGGCGGACAGGACGGCATGA
- a CDS encoding ribonuclease activity regulator RraA, whose product MTKLSTATRNKLKTVSTATVATALFKRGLRIQCIQNVHPLSPQQPTMVGEAFTLRYIPAREDLNTIDVFRDRGHPQRKAVEDCPPGAVLVMDSRKDARAASAGAILVSRLQQRGVAGVVTDGGFRDSAEIAKLGIPAFHQRPSAPTNLTLHHAIEINGPIACGDAPVFPGDVILGDSDGVIVIPAGIADEIADETFEMTAFEDFVAEQVVQGRSILGLYPPTDPQTPADFAAWRAKNGR is encoded by the coding sequence ATGACCAAACTCAGCACCGCCACCCGCAACAAGCTCAAGACCGTCTCGACGGCGACCGTTGCCACCGCGCTGTTCAAGCGTGGCCTGCGCATTCAGTGCATCCAGAACGTCCATCCGCTCAGCCCGCAGCAGCCGACCATGGTCGGCGAAGCCTTCACCTTGCGCTACATCCCGGCGCGCGAGGATCTCAACACGATCGACGTGTTCCGTGATCGCGGCCATCCGCAGCGCAAGGCTGTCGAGGACTGCCCGCCCGGCGCCGTGTTGGTGATGGACAGCCGCAAGGACGCGCGCGCCGCCTCGGCAGGGGCGATTCTCGTCAGCCGGTTGCAGCAGCGCGGCGTCGCCGGCGTCGTCACCGATGGCGGCTTCCGCGACTCCGCCGAGATCGCGAAGCTCGGCATTCCCGCGTTTCATCAGCGTCCGAGCGCGCCCACCAATCTCACCTTGCATCATGCCATCGAGATCAACGGCCCGATCGCCTGCGGCGACGCGCCGGTGTTTCCCGGCGACGTCATCCTCGGCGATTCCGACGGCGTCATCGTCATCCCCGCCGGCATCGCCGACGAGATCGCCGATGAGACCTTCGAGATGACCGCGTTCGAGGATTTCGTCGCCGAACAGGTGGTGCAAGGACGCTCTATCCTCGGTCTCTATCCGCCGACCGATCCGCAGACCCCAGCGGACTTTGCGGCGTGGCGCGCGAAGAACGGCAGGTAG
- the araD gene encoding L-arabinonate dehydratase: MSNKKTPDQLRSARWFAPDDLRSFGHRSRVMQMGYAQEEWKGRPVIAIVNTWSDAQPCHMHFKQRVDDVKRGVLMAGGFPIELPALSLSESLLKPTTMLYRNMLAMDVEELLRSHPVDGVVLMGGCDKTTPALLLGATSMNLPAIYLPAGPMLRGNWKGKTLGSGSDAWKYWDERRAGKLSDADWNAMEAGIARSHGTCMTMGTASTMTAIAEAIGMTLPGASSIPAADAEHIRMSSECGRRIVEMVWEDLTPSKIQTREAFENAIAVAMAMGCSTNAIIHVIAQARRAGADIGLDGFEAASRKVPVLANVRPSGDTYLMEDFYYAGGLPGLMSRMTEHLHLDCLTVNGRTLGDNIKGAGVYNDDVIRPQSNPIYREGALAVLKGNLAPDGCVIKPSACDPRFLKHTGPALVFDDYPSMKKAIDDPDLDVTADHVMILRNAGPQGGPGMPEWGMLPIPTKLVKQGVRDMVRLSDARMSGTSYGACILHVSPESYIGGPLALVRNGDLITLDVAARTINLDVPEDELARRRAAWTPPVPRFERGYGWMFARHIRQANDGCDFDFLETGFGAPVGEPAIY, from the coding sequence ATGAGCAACAAGAAGACCCCCGACCAGCTGCGCAGCGCGCGCTGGTTCGCGCCCGACGATCTCCGCTCGTTCGGCCACCGTTCGCGGGTGATGCAGATGGGCTATGCCCAGGAGGAGTGGAAGGGCCGCCCGGTGATCGCCATCGTCAACACCTGGTCGGACGCACAGCCCTGCCACATGCACTTCAAGCAGCGCGTCGATGACGTGAAGCGCGGCGTGCTGATGGCGGGCGGGTTCCCGATCGAGCTGCCGGCGCTGTCGCTGTCGGAGTCGCTGCTCAAGCCGACCACGATGCTCTATCGCAACATGTTGGCGATGGACGTCGAGGAGCTCCTGCGCAGCCATCCCGTGGATGGCGTCGTGCTGATGGGCGGCTGCGACAAGACCACGCCGGCGCTGCTGCTCGGCGCCACCAGCATGAACCTGCCGGCGATCTATCTCCCGGCCGGGCCGATGCTGCGCGGCAATTGGAAGGGCAAGACGCTCGGCTCCGGCTCGGACGCCTGGAAGTACTGGGACGAGCGCCGCGCCGGCAAGCTGTCGGATGCCGACTGGAATGCGATGGAGGCGGGCATCGCCCGCAGCCACGGCACCTGCATGACCATGGGCACGGCGTCGACCATGACGGCGATTGCCGAGGCGATCGGCATGACCCTGCCGGGTGCGTCGTCGATTCCCGCCGCTGACGCCGAGCATATCCGCATGAGCTCGGAATGCGGCCGTCGCATCGTCGAGATGGTGTGGGAGGATCTGACGCCGTCGAAGATCCAGACGCGCGAAGCGTTCGAGAACGCGATCGCAGTCGCCATGGCGATGGGCTGCTCGACCAACGCCATCATCCACGTGATCGCGCAGGCGCGCCGCGCCGGGGCCGATATCGGCCTCGACGGTTTCGAGGCGGCGAGCCGCAAGGTGCCGGTGCTCGCCAATGTCCGGCCGAGCGGCGACACCTATCTGATGGAAGACTTCTACTACGCCGGCGGGCTTCCCGGTCTGATGAGCCGGATGACGGAGCATCTCCATCTCGACTGCCTCACCGTCAACGGCCGCACCCTCGGCGATAACATCAAGGGCGCCGGCGTCTATAACGACGACGTCATCCGGCCGCAGTCGAACCCGATCTATCGCGAGGGCGCGCTCGCCGTGCTCAAGGGCAACCTCGCCCCCGACGGCTGCGTCATCAAACCCTCTGCTTGTGATCCGCGCTTCCTCAAGCATACCGGCCCGGCGCTGGTGTTCGACGATTATCCGTCGATGAAGAAGGCGATCGACGATCCCGACCTCGACGTCACCGCCGACCACGTCATGATCCTGCGCAATGCCGGCCCGCAGGGCGGCCCCGGCATGCCGGAATGGGGTATGCTCCCGATCCCGACCAAGCTCGTGAAGCAGGGTGTCCGCGACATGGTGCGGCTGTCGGACGCGCGCATGAGCGGCACCTCTTATGGCGCTTGCATCCTGCACGTCTCGCCTGAATCTTATATCGGCGGCCCCCTCGCGCTTGTGCGCAACGGCGATCTCATCACGCTCGACGTTGCCGCTCGTACGATCAATCTCGATGTGCCCGAAGATGAACTGGCTCGCCGCCGTGCCGCCTGGACGCCGCCGGTACCGCGCTTCGAGCGCGGCTATGGCTGGATGTTCGCCCGCCACATCAGGCAGGCCAATGACGGCTGCGACTTCGACTTCCTCGAGACCGGCTTCGGCGCGCCCGTGGGCGAGCCGGCGATTTATTAG
- a CDS encoding ABC transporter permease, producing the protein MADAKIILRDTSAPSAAPAADVARKLSVPELLWNDGFVRKSLIIVVLAAIWQAYGSYLDNPLLFPTFSDTIAALWEKVRDGTIPMRAWTSLKVLFMGYAAGITLAAILTVLAISTRIGTDFLETVTAMFNPLPAIALLPLALIWFGLGSGSLVFVLIHSVLWPVALNTHSGFKSVSNTLRMVGRNYGLTGFSYVIRILIPAAFGAILTGLKIGWAFAWRTLIAAELVFGVSSGQGGLGWFIFENRNLLEIPAVFAGLLTVILIGLVVENLIFRTIERRTVLTWGTQS; encoded by the coding sequence ATGGCTGACGCCAAGATCATCCTGCGCGACACGTCGGCGCCATCAGCCGCGCCCGCGGCCGATGTCGCGCGCAAACTGAGCGTGCCCGAGCTGTTGTGGAACGACGGCTTCGTCCGCAAGAGCCTGATCATCGTCGTGCTCGCGGCGATCTGGCAGGCCTATGGCAGCTATCTCGACAACCCGCTGCTGTTCCCGACCTTCTCCGACACCATCGCAGCACTGTGGGAGAAGGTGCGCGACGGCACCATTCCGATGCGCGCCTGGACCTCGCTGAAGGTGCTGTTCATGGGCTATGCCGCGGGCATCACGCTCGCCGCGATCCTGACCGTGCTTGCGATCTCGACCCGCATCGGCACTGATTTCCTCGAGACCGTCACCGCGATGTTCAACCCGCTGCCGGCGATCGCGCTGCTGCCGCTGGCCTTGATCTGGTTCGGGCTCGGCAGCGGCAGCCTCGTGTTCGTGCTGATCCATTCGGTGCTGTGGCCGGTCGCTCTCAATACCCACTCGGGCTTCAAGAGCGTCTCCAACACGCTGCGCATGGTCGGCCGCAACTACGGCCTCACGGGCTTTTCCTACGTCATCCGCATTCTCATTCCCGCGGCGTTCGGCGCCATTCTCACCGGGCTCAAGATCGGCTGGGCCTTTGCCTGGCGCACCCTGATCGCGGCCGAGCTGGTGTTCGGCGTCTCCTCCGGGCAGGGCGGCCTCGGCTGGTTCATCTTCGAGAACCGCAATCTGCTCGAAATCCCGGCGGTGTTCGCCGGCCTTCTCACCGTGATCCTGATCGGCCTGGTGGTCGAGAACCTGATCTTCCGCACCATCGAGCGCCGGACCGTGCTGACCTGGGGAACGCAATCATGA
- a CDS encoding ABC transporter ATP-binding protein, with the protein MSTLLDVDGVTLRYKTSSAVITATERVGFAVDRSDRFVLLGPSGCGKSTLLKAVGGYIKPSEGRMRINGREITGPGADRMMIFQEFDQLLPWKTVLANVMFPLLTARRMPRKEAESRARAYIEKVGLTRVVDAYPHTLSGGMKQRVAIARGMAMEPDILLMDEPFAALDALTRRTCQDELLQLWNETKFTVLFVTHSIAEAIKIGNRILLLSPHPGRVKAEVIDVDKVSAEDGSAARLEKQIHDLLFSEPATAH; encoded by the coding sequence ATGTCCACGCTGCTCGATGTCGACGGCGTCACCCTGCGTTACAAGACCTCCAGTGCCGTCATCACGGCGACCGAGCGCGTCGGCTTCGCCGTCGACCGCTCCGACCGCTTCGTGCTGCTGGGGCCGTCCGGCTGCGGCAAGTCGACTCTGCTGAAGGCCGTCGGCGGCTACATCAAGCCGAGCGAGGGCCGCATGCGCATCAACGGCCGCGAGATCACCGGTCCCGGCGCCGACCGCATGATGATCTTCCAGGAGTTCGATCAGCTGCTTCCGTGGAAGACGGTGCTCGCCAATGTGATGTTCCCGCTGCTGACCGCGCGGCGCATGCCGCGCAAGGAAGCCGAGAGCAGGGCACGCGCCTATATCGAGAAGGTCGGGCTGACGCGCGTCGTCGACGCCTATCCGCACACGCTGTCGGGCGGCATGAAGCAGCGCGTCGCGATCGCTCGGGGCATGGCGATGGAGCCGGACATCCTGCTGATGGACGAGCCGTTCGCCGCGCTCGACGCGCTGACGCGGCGCACTTGCCAGGACGAGCTGCTGCAGCTGTGGAACGAGACCAAGTTCACGGTGCTGTTCGTGACGCATTCGATCGCGGAGGCCATCAAGATCGGCAACCGCATTTTGCTGCTGTCGCCGCATCCCGGCCGCGTGAAAGCCGAGGTGATCGACGTCGACAAGGTCTCGGCCGAGGACGGCAGCGCGGCGCGGCTGGAGAAGCAAATCCATGATCTCTTGTTCTCCGAACCCGCAACGGCGCATTGA
- a CDS encoding ABC transporter substrate-binding protein produces MGAVGLLGALLVTAIWNDAAQAQQKTEISLSRQPGIFYMPSHIIEKNKLIEKHAAALGLPNVTTKWLTFSGGGAQTDALLSGSVDILNTGTGNLLLLWDRTRGGVKGIVATSAQPMTLISRDPSIKSIKDFGPTDKIAVPTVKVSTQAIVLQIAAAEAFGADQWNRLDANTVQLGHPDAYTALTNPQHEVHNHFSIPPYTFLEMKNVPGAHVVLNSPDVMGGPLSQAQFFTTTKFADANPKIIQAVRDATKEAQDLIRSDTRTAVEIYKEITGDKTSVEDLLAWLKEPGMMEWNLEPQGTMKFAAHLARIGTIKTQPKAWTDYYLPVAHDLKGN; encoded by the coding sequence ATGGGCGCCGTCGGACTGCTGGGGGCGCTGCTCGTCACGGCGATCTGGAACGACGCCGCGCAGGCCCAGCAGAAGACCGAGATATCGCTGTCGCGCCAGCCCGGCATCTTCTACATGCCGAGCCACATCATCGAAAAAAACAAGCTGATCGAGAAGCACGCCGCTGCGCTCGGATTGCCCAACGTAACCACGAAGTGGCTGACCTTCTCCGGCGGCGGCGCGCAGACCGATGCGCTGCTGTCCGGCAGCGTCGACATCCTCAACACCGGCACCGGCAATCTGCTGCTGCTGTGGGATCGCACACGCGGCGGGGTGAAGGGCATCGTCGCCACCTCGGCCCAGCCGATGACGCTGATCAGCCGGGATCCCAGCATCAAGTCGATCAAGGATTTCGGTCCGACCGACAAGATCGCCGTACCGACGGTGAAGGTCTCCACGCAAGCGATCGTGCTGCAGATCGCGGCCGCCGAGGCGTTCGGCGCCGACCAGTGGAACAGGCTCGATGCCAACACCGTGCAGCTCGGGCATCCCGACGCTTACACGGCGCTGACCAATCCGCAGCACGAGGTCCACAATCACTTCTCCATCCCGCCCTATACGTTCCTCGAAATGAAGAACGTGCCGGGCGCGCATGTCGTGCTGAACTCGCCCGACGTGATGGGCGGGCCGCTCAGCCAGGCGCAGTTCTTCACCACCACGAAATTCGCCGACGCCAATCCGAAGATCATCCAGGCCGTGCGCGACGCCACCAAGGAGGCGCAGGATCTGATCCGCAGCGACACCAGAACGGCGGTCGAGATCTACAAGGAGATCACCGGCGACAAGACCTCCGTCGAGGACCTGCTGGCGTGGCTCAAGGAGCCCGGCATGATGGAATGGAATCTGGAGCCGCAGGGCACCATGAAATTCGCCGCGCACCTCGCCAGGATCGGCACCATCAAGACCCAGCCCAAGGCCTGGACAGACTATTATCTGCCGGTCGCGCATGACCTGAAGGGCAACTGA
- a CDS encoding GntR family transcriptional regulator — protein sequence MAPPATPPDIPPDMPPRAPPPERLDPSRRAAPQVFERLRDQIISLALPPGSPLSRTSLQAEFGLSSTPIRDALMRLAEEGLVDIFPQHATLVSRIDIGRAQQAQFLRQALELEIVRLLAREPVQTLADELYGLVAQQRRFARDGDFAAFMLADNAFHERLYTAANKHELWTLVRSRSGHIDRLRRLHLPSPGKAQTILRHHKQIVDAIAAGRPDEAQAHLREHLTGTLSDLATIRSRWPDYLSG from the coding sequence ATGGCCCCGCCCGCGACGCCACCCGACATCCCGCCCGACATGCCGCCGAGGGCCCCTCCGCCTGAACGGCTCGACCCGAGCCGGCGCGCGGCGCCGCAGGTGTTCGAAAGGCTGCGCGATCAGATCATCTCACTGGCGCTCCCCCCGGGCTCGCCCTTGTCGCGGACGTCCCTGCAAGCCGAGTTCGGGCTGAGCTCGACGCCGATCCGGGACGCGCTGATGCGGCTTGCCGAGGAGGGCCTGGTCGACATCTTCCCGCAGCATGCGACGCTGGTGAGCCGCATCGATATCGGCCGGGCGCAGCAGGCGCAATTCCTGCGGCAAGCGCTGGAGCTGGAGATCGTGCGGCTGCTGGCACGCGAGCCCGTGCAGACTCTCGCGGACGAGCTCTACGGGCTGGTGGCTCAGCAGCGACGCTTCGCCAGGGATGGCGATTTCGCCGCCTTCATGCTGGCCGACAACGCCTTCCACGAGCGTCTCTACACAGCCGCAAACAAGCACGAGCTTTGGACCCTGGTGCGCAGCCGCAGCGGCCACATCGACCGGCTGCGCCGGCTGCATCTGCCGTCGCCGGGCAAGGCACAGACCATCCTGCGCCACCACAAGCAGATCGTCGACGCGATCGCCGCCGGACGGCCCGACGAGGCGCAGGCGCATTTGCGCGAGCATCTGACCGGCACGCTCAGCGACCTCGCCACCATCCGCAGCCGCTGGCCCGACTATCTCAGCGGATAG